CACTCGCAGCCAAGCGCGCTTCCCCCGAGGACATCGAGCGCATGATGGAATACGTCGGGCAGATGGAGGCAGACGTTGCGGCTGGAGGCCTCGGTGACCATGCCGATTTCGACTTCCATCTGTCCATTGCGGAGGCTACCAAGAATGCGATGCTGGTTCGAGTCATGGCGGGCATATCGGACGTCTTCGCACAGAGCCTGAGGACAAGCAGGCTCCGGCTGTTCACACTCCCCGGCGGCTCCAAGACCTTGCTCGATCAGCACGTCGAAATAGCTCAGCGCATCGCGGAGCGCGATGCTCGCGGCGCAAAACGCGCCATGCGAAATCATCTGCTGTATGTCAGGGATAAACTCCAGGAATTCGAACGCGGAGAGAAGACCGAGGCTTCCGAAGCGAAGCAAGCGGAGAACGTCCTCCGACGGGAGCAAGGAGAGTGATGGCCGCAAATGCCCGGCAGTGAATGGAGGCTTCTCGACCTGGGGGAGCTGCCCCCAGTTGAAAC
This Bacillota bacterium DNA region includes the following protein-coding sequences:
- a CDS encoding FadR family transcriptional regulator, with translation MYLKPIRTRKVYEEIVDQIRSLITSGALKPGDKLPPERELADTLKVSRASVREALTVLESRGIIESRPGGGTFIRESTVESFAEPFALMLMQSRTSSFALLELRTILESEAAALAAKRASPEDIERMMEYVGQMEADVAAGGLGDHADFDFHLSIAEATKNAMLVRVMAGISDVFAQSLRTSRLRLFTLPGGSKTLLDQHVEIAQRIAERDARGAKRAMRNHLLYVRDKLQEFERGEKTEASEAKQAENVLRREQGE